In one window of Gudongella oleilytica DNA:
- a CDS encoding penicillin-binding transpeptidase domain-containing protein, whose amino-acid sequence MKLSEKIFNRYNLMIALLVLIMLALIFKLATLTLAQGDYYRDLSDNKRVKEVFTTAPRGEIRDRYGRLLAGNIPSFTVQLLKDELNIKDKELRNSYLIRLVRFLEEDGVPYNNDYPIQLNIFEYSSIDLYMANELSPEDTVITALIENGLLIELMGKQLQKPYQEHFQLSMYKRGLDAIADRGISTEGLSYDSPDDGSIVKVVQILESDRTLVRKMIDHPIARELAFGLLEEKGLESGVILKPYSLSFQTDYLNQKIALMKQFPFVTMNTTAKQDFINLFTEVSLESFLQKIITTGDETGERLVPAQILIDMLKAEGIDSAVNLQINEDREDVLLSISGESSIISPQPVRVLINEAAESGVLEKFITDPKIIYQAQAKLISDGVNPRISVSGEIEYVHINNLNNWYSGVRADRTSELEDIFKELKQKNNIPENLSKYETIAVLGLLNQLTIQGYLAYQPINVAYGIKDSTVAKIEEELSQAPGIKVSIEPVRFYPEGSTAAHVLGYIGKISQPNEIEKYIRNEGYSPGTLIGKTGIEESFELHLRGQSGVKKVEVDVIGNTTNVLEEIKPIPGNTLYLTLDLKLQQVAEEALKKTLDQLSKGGTYESKWGNYTFGIQRRKNRPYINATSGAVVVIDVKTGETLAMASYPAYDPNLFSTGISNPDWLSLFPEDTEDPLAPRPLYNIATQTAIQPGSTFKMVTGLAALEKGLNPLLRIRDMGYVTVGNKNFHCLIYTSTGGTHGYENFYEALRDSCNYYFYTLALGRNQRTGQNIGVKLEIEDIVETSKKLGLNDKTGVEINVPAEVSGGVPDPQRKIITTKYLLKQMLQRTISGYIMEDKDLTAEDIDTVINEIISWTDMETPMTRGEVVRRLTEMGIEPELRLPGEREGLADKIKYTYLNQAGWNIADTLNVTIGQGQSAYTPIQMANYIATIANGGYLNKVTLIESIRDYSNSAVLYEHRAEGSLIELNNYENLDHVKKGMQMVAEDGTARRVFSGFPIEVGVKTGTAERSGINPSTGDTYDDFAWFVGFAPFDEPEIAVATVIFQGGSGGYAAPMVRDIIAQYLGLNTPEVQTSLPIEGELILD is encoded by the coding sequence ATGAAGCTTAGTGAAAAAATATTCAACCGATATAATTTAATGATAGCCCTGCTTGTTCTTATAATGCTGGCTTTAATTTTTAAGCTCGCTACATTGACACTTGCTCAAGGAGATTACTACCGCGACTTGAGTGATAATAAGAGAGTCAAGGAGGTATTCACTACAGCTCCAAGAGGAGAAATAAGGGATAGATATGGCAGACTTTTAGCCGGTAATATTCCCAGCTTTACAGTACAGCTACTTAAGGATGAGCTTAACATAAAGGACAAGGAGCTTAGAAACAGCTATCTTATAAGGTTAGTCCGTTTTTTGGAGGAAGATGGGGTTCCCTATAACAATGATTATCCAATTCAATTGAATATTTTCGAATATAGCAGCATCGACCTTTATATGGCAAATGAGCTTTCGCCAGAGGATACAGTTATAACTGCTTTGATAGAAAACGGTCTTTTGATTGAACTTATGGGAAAGCAGCTACAGAAGCCTTATCAGGAGCATTTTCAACTCAGCATGTATAAGAGAGGTCTTGATGCAATTGCAGACAGAGGAATATCGACAGAAGGTCTAAGCTACGATTCGCCGGATGATGGTTCTATTGTCAAGGTTGTGCAGATTCTTGAAAGTGACAGAACTCTGGTAAGGAAGATGATCGACCACCCAATAGCCAGAGAGCTTGCTTTTGGATTATTGGAGGAGAAAGGCTTAGAATCCGGAGTTATTCTAAAGCCATACTCGTTGTCATTTCAAACTGATTATTTAAATCAAAAAATAGCACTTATGAAGCAATTTCCATTTGTGACGATGAATACAACTGCAAAACAAGACTTCATCAATTTATTCACTGAGGTATCACTCGAGTCATTTCTCCAAAAAATCATAACAACAGGTGATGAAACCGGTGAAAGGTTGGTCCCCGCACAGATACTGATAGATATGCTTAAGGCTGAGGGCATAGATTCAGCTGTAAACCTGCAAATTAATGAAGATCGCGAGGACGTCCTCTTAAGCATTTCAGGTGAGAGTTCCATCATATCTCCTCAGCCAGTCCGGGTTCTCATAAACGAGGCAGCAGAAAGCGGAGTACTCGAGAAGTTCATAACAGATCCTAAAATAATATACCAAGCCCAAGCAAAACTGATATCAGATGGAGTTAATCCAAGAATATCAGTGAGTGGCGAGATCGAATACGTCCATATAAATAATTTGAACAATTGGTATTCTGGAGTTCGCGCAGATCGAACTTCGGAACTCGAGGATATATTTAAGGAGCTCAAACAAAAGAACAATATCCCGGAGAACCTTAGCAAATATGAGACCATCGCAGTACTGGGGTTGTTAAATCAGTTGACCATTCAAGGATACCTTGCTTATCAACCTATAAACGTAGCTTATGGAATCAAGGATTCTACAGTAGCTAAAATTGAGGAAGAACTTTCGCAAGCTCCTGGTATCAAGGTTTCCATAGAACCTGTCCGATTTTACCCGGAGGGTTCTACTGCTGCACACGTATTGGGTTATATTGGGAAAATCAGTCAGCCTAATGAGATAGAGAAGTATATTAGAAACGAAGGCTATTCTCCAGGCACTCTGATTGGCAAAACAGGTATTGAAGAAAGCTTTGAACTGCATCTGCGAGGACAGAGCGGCGTCAAAAAAGTAGAGGTTGACGTAATTGGAAATACCACCAATGTCTTGGAGGAGATCAAGCCTATACCTGGGAATACTCTATATTTGACACTTGATCTCAAGCTTCAGCAGGTGGCCGAAGAGGCTCTTAAAAAGACCCTTGATCAGTTGAGTAAAGGCGGAACTTACGAGAGCAAATGGGGAAATTATACATTCGGGATCCAAAGAAGAAAGAACAGGCCTTACATCAATGCTACTTCAGGTGCAGTTGTAGTAATAGATGTAAAAACCGGAGAAACCTTAGCTATGGCCAGCTACCCTGCTTACGATCCAAATCTGTTTTCTACAGGTATAAGCAATCCTGACTGGTTGAGTCTATTCCCCGAAGATACAGAAGATCCACTTGCACCAAGGCCTCTTTATAATATTGCGACCCAGACAGCAATTCAACCTGGATCAACATTCAAAATGGTAACAGGATTGGCAGCGTTGGAGAAGGGTTTAAACCCACTCCTTAGAATAAGAGATATGGGATATGTTACAGTAGGAAATAAAAACTTCCATTGCCTTATTTACACATCAACCGGAGGAACTCATGGGTATGAAAACTTTTATGAGGCATTAAGGGACTCCTGCAACTATTATTTCTACACTCTGGCATTGGGAAGAAATCAACGAACCGGCCAAAATATCGGAGTAAAGCTTGAGATAGAAGATATTGTAGAAACATCCAAGAAGCTTGGTTTGAATGATAAAACCGGAGTAGAGATCAATGTTCCTGCAGAGGTTTCAGGAGGAGTACCTGACCCACAGAGAAAAATTATAACTACGAAGTACTTGTTAAAGCAAATGCTGCAAAGAACGATTTCTGGCTATATAATGGAAGACAAAGATTTGACTGCGGAGGACATCGATACAGTTATAAATGAAATAATTTCCTGGACAGATATGGAAACTCCCATGACCAGAGGAGAGGTTGTCAGAAGACTGACTGAGATGGGCATAGAGCCTGAGCTAAGATTGCCAGGCGAACGAGAAGGACTCGCAGATAAAATAAAGTACACCTACTTAAATCAGGCTGGGTGGAACATAGCTGATACCTTGAATGTAACTATAGGCCAGGGCCAGAGTGCATACACGCCTATCCAAATGGCAAACTATATTGCTACAATAGCAAATGGAGGTTATCTAAATAAGGTAACGCTTATTGAATCCATTAGAGATTATAGCAACTCTGCTGTACTTTATGAACACAGAGCTGAGGGTTCACTCATAGAGCTTAACAACTATGAAAATCTTGACCATGTAAAAAAAGGTATGCAAATGGTTGCTGAGGATGGTACTGCAAGAAGAGTGTTCTCAGGTTTTCCAATAGAAGTTGGTGTAAAAACAGGAACTGCCGAAAGAAGTGGAATAAATCCTTCCACAGGTGATACCTATGATGACTTTGCGTGGTTTGTGGGGTTTGCACCGTTCGATGAGCCTGAAATAGCAGTGGCTACAGTCATTTTCCAGGGCGGAAGTGGTGGCTACGCTGCTCCGATGGTAAGGGATATCATAGCTCAGTATTTGGGACTGAATACACCTGAGGTCCAGACCTCATTGCCTATCGAAGGAGAACTAATACTTGACTGA
- the mreD gene encoding rod shape-determining protein MreD produces MTTFLVGMTLILNIILQSVILPGFKVLGASPNTALAIVVVIALSRGRIYGGVVGLISGLIMDVMFSMTIGISSLILFIIGYVTGIAADSFAKENAVNPVIFTLLGTVFYNALFAMFMYFASRNVTLEYAVKSILSFELILNGIAALLIYMLFRKIFSRPQIRFNKR; encoded by the coding sequence TTGACAACATTTTTGGTCGGTATGACCTTGATACTGAATATCATACTCCAGTCCGTGATACTTCCAGGTTTTAAAGTGTTGGGTGCCAGTCCTAATACAGCCTTGGCAATAGTTGTTGTTATCGCACTTTCCAGAGGAAGGATATATGGGGGGGTAGTGGGACTTATTTCCGGACTCATAATGGATGTAATGTTCTCCATGACGATAGGAATAAGCTCCTTGATTCTATTTATAATTGGATATGTTACTGGCATAGCTGCGGATTCATTTGCAAAGGAAAATGCAGTTAATCCGGTAATCTTTACATTGTTGGGCACCGTTTTCTACAATGCTCTGTTTGCTATGTTTATGTATTTTGCTTCCCGAAATGTTACGCTTGAATATGCAGTAAAAAGTATACTTTCTTTTGAACTTATTCTTAATGGAATAGCTGCCTTACTGATATATATGCTTTTCAGAAAGATTTTTTCCAGACCGCAGATAAGGTTTAATAAAAGGTGA
- the mreC gene encoding rod shape-determining protein MreC, which produces MYFLKKYKERMIVAAVAIILIVIIGYTARERLNISRSENLIGKLLRPVISFSSDVQNRVSGFFTSIGDVFDAKEENEVLHARIKQLESENRDLQNIIGKADYLKREQMLTENTPYDLIKARIIAKEPGNWFDQFIIDKGSKDGISKGDTVVQGIEIEKDVYIECLVGRIVDTGDNWSKVVSLIDELNSTSFKIIRTQDGGIVSGSVDGLLEGYLFDYTADVIEGDQLYTSGLGGIYTKDIYIGEVSEIIGDQEELTKRLVIEPALDFKKLYNVFIINNQEEGSY; this is translated from the coding sequence ATGTATTTTTTAAAAAAATACAAAGAAAGAATGATAGTGGCTGCAGTTGCTATCATTCTTATTGTAATAATTGGATATACGGCAAGGGAAAGACTCAACATATCTCGTTCGGAAAATCTGATCGGGAAGCTTTTGCGTCCTGTTATAAGCTTTTCTTCAGATGTTCAAAACAGGGTGAGTGGATTTTTCACCTCAATCGGAGATGTTTTTGATGCCAAAGAAGAGAATGAGGTCCTACACGCAAGGATAAAGCAGCTGGAAAGCGAAAACAGGGATCTTCAAAATATCATTGGTAAGGCTGACTACTTAAAACGGGAACAGATGCTTACTGAGAATACACCCTATGATTTAATTAAAGCAAGGATCATTGCTAAGGAACCAGGAAACTGGTTTGATCAATTCATAATAGATAAAGGCAGTAAAGATGGGATATCAAAAGGAGATACTGTTGTCCAGGGTATAGAGATAGAAAAGGATGTGTACATCGAGTGTCTTGTTGGGAGGATAGTGGATACTGGTGACAATTGGTCAAAGGTAGTGTCACTGATAGATGAGCTTAACAGCACATCTTTTAAAATAATAAGGACACAGGATGGTGGGATCGTCTCAGGAAGTGTGGATGGACTACTTGAGGGATATCTATTTGATTACACAGCAGATGTAATTGAAGGAGACCAGCTTTACACCTCTGGACTTGGAGGGATATACACAAAGGATATTTACATTGGAGAGGTATCTGAGATCATTGGGGATCAGGAGGAGCTTACAAAAAGACTCGTAATTGAGCCTGCACTTGATTTTAAAAAGCTTTACAATGTATTTATAATCAACAATCAGGAAGAGGGATCCTATTGA
- a CDS encoding rod shape-determining protein produces the protein MVLTNAFTKDMGIDLGTANTLVFIKGKGIIIREPSVVAIDKFSKQVLAVGEEAKKMIGRTPGNIVAIRPLKDGVIADFDVTQEMLKYFIRKATQKKSLFQPRVVVCVPSGVTEVEKRAVEEATIQAGAKDAFLIEEPMAAAIGAGLPVQEPTGSMVVDIGGGTTEVAVISLGGIVTSKSIRVGGDELDNYIVNYVKKEYSLMIGERTAEEVKIEIGSAMDSNELGAMDIRGRDLVSGLPKTISISSREINEALKEPVNNIIDAIKSTLEKTPPELSSDVMEMGIVLTGGGALLHNLDKLVTIETGIPVRVADSPLDCVALGTGKALESIEILKKTSTKYRR, from the coding sequence ATGGTGCTAACAAATGCTTTCACAAAGGATATGGGAATAGATTTAGGTACAGCAAACACGTTGGTTTTTATTAAGGGCAAAGGTATCATAATCAGAGAACCTTCGGTTGTTGCCATTGATAAATTCAGCAAGCAGGTACTGGCCGTAGGAGAAGAAGCAAAAAAAATGATAGGCAGGACCCCTGGAAACATAGTTGCCATTAGACCTTTAAAGGATGGTGTGATAGCAGATTTTGATGTAACGCAGGAAATGCTGAAGTATTTCATCAGAAAAGCAACACAAAAAAAATCCTTGTTCCAGCCAAGGGTAGTCGTATGCGTACCTAGTGGAGTTACCGAAGTTGAGAAGAGAGCTGTTGAAGAGGCTACAATTCAAGCTGGTGCTAAAGATGCATTCCTGATTGAAGAGCCAATGGCTGCTGCTATAGGAGCAGGACTTCCTGTTCAGGAGCCCACAGGCAGTATGGTAGTAGATATTGGAGGGGGAACAACAGAGGTTGCAGTAATTTCGCTTGGAGGGATAGTAACCAGTAAGTCTATAAGAGTAGGCGGAGATGAACTGGATAATTATATCGTGAACTATGTTAAGAAGGAATACAGTCTTATGATAGGCGAGAGAACTGCTGAGGAAGTCAAAATTGAAATTGGGTCGGCTATGGACAGCAATGAACTTGGTGCAATGGACATCAGAGGAAGAGATCTTGTGAGCGGACTTCCAAAAACGATCTCAATATCTTCAAGAGAGATAAATGAGGCTCTAAAGGAGCCTGTGAACAATATTATAGATGCAATAAAGTCCACCTTGGAGAAGACTCCTCCCGAGCTTTCCTCTGACGTTATGGAGATGGGGATAGTCCTGACAGGGGGGGGAGCGTTGCTTCACAATCTGGATAAGCTTGTGACTATAGAAACCGGAATTCCTGTAAGAGTTGCAGATAGTCCTCTGGATTGTGTGGCTTTGGGAACAGGAAAGGCACTTGAAAGTATAGAGATATTGAAAAAGACCTCAACCAAATATCGCAGATAG
- the radC gene encoding RadC family protein produces the protein MQKNDIRDKGYTIKDLPKSERPREKLLAHGPDALSNAELLAVIIRTGTGSETAIEVSTRLLGMDNRGIRHLMDASINDLTKIKGIGECKAAQIIAAIELGRRIKRIGYYDKVRVTSPEIVAEVLMDEMSSLYKEHFRTVILDTKNQIICIENISIGTLNASIVHPRDVFKAAIKNNGNSVILVHNHPSGDTTPSVEDINITKRLVEGGNLMGIKVLDHLIVGNGTYLSMKEKNLM, from the coding sequence ATGCAGAAGAATGACATAAGGGATAAAGGCTACACGATAAAGGACCTGCCCAAAAGTGAAAGACCTAGGGAAAAATTATTGGCTCATGGACCAGATGCACTGTCCAATGCGGAGCTATTAGCAGTGATAATAAGGACCGGAACCGGTTCGGAAACTGCAATAGAGGTTTCAACGAGACTTCTTGGGATGGATAATAGAGGGATAAGGCATCTGATGGATGCATCTATTAATGATCTGACAAAGATAAAAGGCATTGGGGAATGCAAGGCAGCACAGATAATCGCAGCTATAGAGCTAGGCAGGAGGATAAAGCGTATTGGTTATTATGATAAGGTAAGGGTTACATCACCTGAAATAGTTGCTGAGGTTTTGATGGACGAAATGAGCAGCCTTTATAAGGAGCATTTCAGGACTGTAATACTCGATACAAAAAACCAGATAATTTGTATTGAAAATATATCGATAGGAACTCTTAATGCATCAATAGTGCATCCCCGTGATGTATTTAAAGCAGCAATAAAAAACAATGGCAACTCCGTGATCCTGGTACATAATCACCCCAGCGGTGACACCACACCCAGCGTTGAGGATATCAACATTACGAAAAGACTCGTCGAGGGTGGGAATCTTATGGGTATCAAGGTTTTGGACCACTTGATTGTTGGAAATGGAACTTATTTGAGCATGAAAGAGAAAAATTTAATGTAA
- a CDS encoding Maf family protein: MKKIVLASGSPRRKELFAQLGLTPTIWSSDIPEMSSTTEKPESIAMSLALQKALMASNIFEDSLIIAADTIVVLDGSIMGKPRNNGEAFEMLKALSGRSHEVITGIAIIDSSKGSKVVEYEKTIVTFRNLENDRINSYIATGEVLDKAGAYGIQGKGALLVEKIEGCYFNVVGLPLTKLESCLEKYFDTKFL; encoded by the coding sequence ATGAAGAAAATCGTTCTCGCATCAGGATCTCCCAGAAGGAAAGAGTTATTTGCTCAGCTTGGATTAACCCCGACAATTTGGTCAAGTGATATACCTGAAATGAGCTCTACCACTGAAAAGCCGGAAAGTATAGCAATGTCACTTGCTCTCCAGAAAGCATTAATGGCTTCCAACATATTTGAAGACAGCTTGATCATAGCTGCGGATACTATTGTTGTTCTCGATGGGTCGATAATGGGAAAACCAAGGAATAATGGGGAAGCTTTTGAGATGCTTAAAGCATTGAGTGGAAGAAGCCACGAAGTAATTACCGGGATTGCAATAATTGACTCCTCAAAAGGCTCAAAGGTAGTCGAATATGAAAAAACGATAGTTACCTTCAGAAACCTTGAAAATGACAGAATCAACTCATATATTGCCACTGGAGAGGTTTTAGATAAAGCAGGTGCTTATGGCATCCAGGGCAAAGGAGCTCTCCTTGTGGAGAAAATTGAAGGCTGTTACTTCAATGTGGTTGGACTGCCATTGACGAAGCTTGAGTCATGTCTTGAAAAATATTTCGACACAAAATTTTTGTAA
- a CDS encoding Gx transporter family protein — protein MKKTNKMIFISLLVSVGLALSVIESAIPLPISMPGARLGLSNMVVLVTLIVFGFKDGIKVGMLKSTVLMLVTGSISSFLYSISGAMLSCIMMYLFHRYLSRFFSLIGVSIIGAASHNFAQVTVAVIMLSNPRIYSYLPFLLIISLFTGYFVGLSSIYIVDNLKKNFRVLFQKQVNS, from the coding sequence ATGAAAAAAACAAACAAGATGATATTTATATCCTTGCTGGTATCAGTTGGACTTGCTCTCAGTGTAATTGAATCTGCTATACCGTTGCCAATAAGTATGCCTGGAGCCCGTTTAGGTTTGTCTAATATGGTTGTTTTGGTCACCTTGATAGTATTTGGGTTTAAGGACGGAATAAAAGTGGGGATGCTTAAGAGCACTGTACTTATGCTCGTGACAGGAAGCATATCTTCATTTTTATACAGCATATCGGGTGCTATGTTAAGCTGTATAATGATGTATCTTTTTCATAGATATTTATCCCGATTTTTCAGTCTTATTGGCGTAAGCATAATAGGAGCAGCTTCTCACAACTTTGCACAAGTGACAGTAGCAGTAATTATGCTAAGCAACCCGAGGATATACTCATATTTGCCATTCTTATTGATAATAAGCCTTTTCACCGGTTATTTTGTAGGCTTGTCCTCAATTTATATCGTCGATAATCTAAAAAAGAATTTCAGAGTATTATTTCAAAAGCAGGTGAACTCATGA
- a CDS encoding NusG domain II-containing protein — protein sequence MIDLTKGDKLLILLIILISISSFAYINRYAFSGRDKYVSIQVDGEEIKKVIFDPQLAGSTIPVETKYGYNLIELGDERVRVIEADCPDKIDVKQGYISRIGETIVCLPNHLVIEIKGTTSADEIDIMNY from the coding sequence ATGATTGATTTGACCAAGGGCGACAAGCTGCTTATACTGCTGATTATATTGATAAGCATTTCCTCGTTTGCCTACATCAACAGGTATGCCTTTTCAGGCAGAGATAAGTATGTAAGCATTCAGGTGGATGGCGAGGAAATCAAAAAAGTTATTTTTGATCCTCAGTTGGCTGGCAGTACAATTCCAGTCGAAACAAAGTACGGCTACAATCTTATTGAGTTAGGGGACGAGCGGGTCAGAGTTATAGAGGCCGATTGTCCTGACAAGATAGACGTCAAACAAGGATATATCTCCAGGATCGGTGAAACCATTGTATGTCTTCCAAACCATCTCGTAATTGAGATCAAAGGGACGACATCTGCAGATGAAATTGATATAATGAATTACTAG
- a CDS encoding RnfABCDGE type electron transport complex subunit B has protein sequence MSEILNPIIVLGGLGLLFGVLLSIASKVFAVKVDPKVEELLGALPGANCGACGYPGCAGLANALAEGRAPTNACSIGGQKVANHVAEILGVNAASFEKKVAVVLCQGDCDKAKNKYEYQGLQDCRIQSTLAGGKKECTYGCVGCGSCFDVCEFNAIRMINDIAVINRENCTACNKCVEICPKNIIELVPYTNNAVVKCKSQDPGKLVRSYCSTGCIACQICVKNCPTDAFSFENNLARINYDKCINCMVCVEKCPTNAIDNVSIVSEDFVQKFAS, from the coding sequence ATGAGTGAAATACTAAATCCTATTATTGTGCTTGGTGGTTTGGGACTTCTTTTTGGTGTTCTGCTTTCAATAGCTTCAAAGGTATTTGCAGTTAAGGTAGATCCTAAGGTTGAAGAACTATTAGGTGCTTTACCTGGAGCAAACTGCGGTGCCTGTGGGTATCCAGGTTGCGCTGGACTTGCCAATGCATTGGCGGAAGGCAGAGCACCAACAAATGCTTGCTCAATTGGCGGACAGAAGGTGGCCAACCACGTTGCTGAGATACTCGGTGTAAATGCAGCATCATTTGAGAAAAAAGTAGCTGTAGTCCTTTGTCAGGGAGATTGTGACAAGGCAAAAAACAAATATGAGTATCAGGGTCTTCAAGACTGCAGGATACAATCCACTTTGGCTGGTGGCAAGAAAGAATGTACATACGGTTGTGTTGGTTGCGGTTCATGCTTCGATGTTTGTGAGTTTAATGCAATCAGGATGATAAATGACATTGCCGTTATTAATAGAGAAAATTGTACAGCCTGCAACAAGTGCGTTGAAATCTGCCCCAAGAATATAATCGAATTGGTACCGTATACTAATAATGCTGTGGTAAAATGCAAGAGCCAGGATCCTGGTAAGCTTGTAAGAAGCTATTGTTCAACAGGTTGTATAGCATGCCAGATATGTGTTAAGAATTGCCCAACAGATGCATTCAGCTTCGAGAACAATCTCGCAAGGATAAATTACGACAAATGCATCAATTGCATGGTTTGTGTGGAGAAGTGTCCTACAAATGCCATTGATAATGTATCTATCGTAAGCGAGGATTTTGTACAGAAATTTGCAAGCTAA
- a CDS encoding electron transport complex protein RnfA, which translates to MGLFALIISNIFVNNYVFARFLGICPFLGVSNKMETATGMGLAVTFVTTFASVITYIIQKAVLDVFGLGYLQTIVFILVIASLVQFVELALKKMSPTLYSAMGVYLPLITTNCIVLGVAILNIQEGYNLIQTTVSAATAALGFFLALVLVASLREKMEIADIPEALVGFPITLIAAGLMSIAFSGFAGLV; encoded by the coding sequence GTGGGTCTATTCGCATTGATAATATCAAACATATTCGTCAACAACTACGTATTCGCAAGATTCCTTGGGATCTGCCCCTTCCTCGGTGTCTCCAACAAAATGGAGACTGCTACAGGCATGGGCCTGGCAGTAACCTTCGTTACTACCTTTGCGTCTGTGATTACTTATATAATTCAAAAAGCTGTATTAGATGTATTCGGCCTGGGGTATCTTCAGACAATAGTATTCATCCTGGTCATAGCATCCTTGGTTCAGTTTGTAGAACTTGCATTAAAGAAGATGAGTCCTACACTCTATAGTGCTATGGGAGTATATCTTCCGCTAATAACCACAAACTGTATTGTACTGGGTGTTGCTATCCTTAATATCCAGGAAGGATACAACCTTATTCAGACTACTGTAAGTGCCGCAACTGCAGCTTTAGGATTTTTCCTTGCATTGGTCTTGGTAGCATCCTTGAGAGAAAAGATGGAAATTGCAGATATCCCTGAGGCACTTGTGGGATTCCCAATTACCCTTATCGCTGCTGGTTTAATGTCCATAGCCTTCTCAGGCTTTGCCGGACTAGTTTAG
- the rsxE gene encoding electron transport complex subunit RsxE → MKISSIIRNGLVKENPIFVQLIGMCSVLAVSNSFKNSIGMSVAVIAVLTLSNIVISIIRKFTPDKIRIPIFIVVIATFVTMTEMFMKAYMQPLYQALGIFLPLIVVNCLILARAESFASKNGVFKSAIDGLSMGLGYAVAISLLGAIREIIGAGSIWGISLFGESFQPAAIFVAPPGAFILLGILIALYNTFIKKRFAE, encoded by the coding sequence TTGAAAATATCGTCGATAATTAGAAATGGTCTGGTCAAGGAGAATCCGATTTTTGTTCAGTTGATTGGTATGTGCTCAGTTCTGGCTGTTTCTAACTCATTCAAAAATAGTATAGGTATGTCTGTTGCTGTAATCGCAGTACTCACATTATCTAACATTGTAATATCAATCATCAGGAAATTCACACCTGATAAAATAAGAATCCCGATATTCATAGTAGTAATAGCAACATTTGTAACCATGACAGAGATGTTTATGAAAGCCTATATGCAGCCACTATACCAAGCTCTTGGGATATTCCTTCCATTGATTGTAGTAAACTGTTTGATCCTTGCAAGAGCAGAGTCCTTTGCATCAAAAAACGGTGTATTTAAGTCAGCAATAGATGGTCTTTCAATGGGTCTGGGTTATGCAGTTGCTATATCGTTACTTGGGGCCATAAGAGAAATAATTGGTGCAGGGAGCATTTGGGGTATTTCTCTGTTCGGTGAAAGCTTCCAACCTGCAGCCATATTTGTTGCACCTCCAGGAGCCTTCATACTCTTGGGCATTCTGATAGCACTGTATAACACCTTTATTAAAAAGAGATTTGCTGAATAA
- a CDS encoding RnfABCDGE type electron transport complex subunit G has protein sequence MNETIKLGLVLLLVAAIAGGVLAGVNSVTAPVIAERERQESFGALLEIFSEADDFLPIDEALLAEITASNSFVTEVMEAKKDGETIGYAMKTKSGGYGGDIITQIGINIDSTIAGIKVMQQSETPGLGSRIVDEPAFAASFAGKDFTSGLAAVGSPTANNEVMALSGATVSTNGVMAGVNGAIEAFNSFLNN, from the coding sequence ATGAACGAAACGATTAAATTAGGATTAGTTTTGTTATTGGTTGCTGCAATTGCAGGCGGAGTGTTGGCAGGTGTAAACTCTGTTACTGCTCCTGTTATAGCTGAAAGGGAGAGACAGGAGAGCTTTGGAGCTCTGTTGGAAATATTTTCAGAGGCTGATGACTTCCTACCTATTGATGAGGCTCTACTTGCTGAAATAACTGCAAGTAACTCATTTGTAACTGAGGTTATGGAAGCTAAGAAAGACGGAGAAACCATTGGCTATGCAATGAAAACAAAATCTGGCGGATATGGCGGAGATATAATAACTCAGATAGGGATCAACATTGACAGTACAATAGCTGGCATCAAGGTAATGCAACAGTCAGAGACTCCAGGTCTTGGTTCCAGAATAGTTGATGAACCAGCATTTGCGGCTTCATTCGCGGGGAAGGATTTTACATCTGGTTTAGCAGCTGTAGGGTCTCCAACGGCTAATAATGAAGTCATGGCACTCTCGGGAGCTACTGTATCAACTAATGGTGTTATGGCTGGGGTAAACGGTGCGATTGAAGCTTTTAACAGCTTTCTGAACAATTAG